The DNA window CGTTGCTCATAGGCAACGGCGCGCGGCGCTTCGCGTAAATATCTCGTTGGATACGAGATGGGACGTCCCCTCGCGAGTAGCGCTCCGCTCACGCGGCTCCGGGTGATTCCCTCGGAGTGCGCGAGCTCAAATCGGAGGAGAATCATCGATTCTGTGCTCTTTGCAGGCAACGATACGAGGattttcgcgcgcgcgacgtgGTACAAGCAGTGATCTCACTCCCAGGAGCCAGCCGTGCCCGAGACTAGCTTTGCGCGGGAGGAGAAGAGCAAGCCGAAGAACGACAGTCAAGAAAGAcagataaagagagaaagagagagcatACGAAAGTCCGCGAGCAAGGtagagaaagataaagagagagagagagagagagatagagagggaGAGCGCACGAGCACAAGGAGACAGAGGGAGACGGAAGAAGTGGTAGGAGTGAGCTCCGGGCGttagcgagagagcgagagaggtgGGCAGAGGGAAAGGAGAGACAGAGACTCGACCAAGAGAAGGAGCGGTGGGAATTTATAAGGATGTTCGCGATAATGCCGATGGAGACAGAGGGGCACGGCAGGGAGTTCGGCCGGCGGCAGAAGATGCGCGCCAAGTGCACGGTGGAGTTCGTCTGCAAGTACTGCCAGCGGCGCTTCACGAAGCCCTACAACCTCATGATCCACGAGCGCAGCCATAAGGACGCCGTGACCTTCACCTGCGAGGTCTGCGGAAAGTCCTTCAAGCGGCAGGACAACTTCAAGCAGCACAGGTACATAAACCACGTCacgtttcgtttttttttctctttttaattataattttttcccaCTTTATTTTACACCGACATTGTTTttgtttcaagttttttttttcccccgttTCGTTTTGTTCTCCCTTCGTGGAAGGATTTCTATTTTTGCGCGCTC is part of the Monomorium pharaonis isolate MP-MQ-018 chromosome 2, ASM1337386v2, whole genome shotgun sequence genome and encodes:
- the LOC105828175 gene encoding protein drumstick isoform X1 codes for the protein MFAIMPMETEGHGREFGRRQKMRAKCTVEFVCKYCQRRFTKPYNLMIHERSHKDAVTFTCEVCGKSFKRQDNFKQHRSIHSVPYKGSNGYSNGYSNGYSRY
- the LOC105828175 gene encoding protein drumstick isoform X2, yielding MFAIMPMETEGHGREFGRRQKMRAKCTVEFVCKYCQRRFTKPYNLMIHERSHKDAVTFTCEVCGKSFKRQDNFKQHRCGWR